From a single Bacillus pumilus genomic region:
- a CDS encoding amino acid adenylation domain-containing protein: MLQEGQTPSEELVVTVWEQILGIRGIKRDDSFFDLGGHSLLATQVISRLQEVFGMSIPLKELFEHSTVEELAKRLEDLRGRSISSEIPSLIRVERGSVVPLSYAQQRLWFFDRLVPNSSLYNIPAVWRLQGEWSPRALENSLNTLISRHEILRTTITEKDGEAFQNIASSHLRTLSRTDLVHLSKEEKEQTMQELVQREAETPFDLETSPLLRVQLIKMQENEWVLACIMHHIISDGWSMNVFLREWMMLYEGEVKGQPERLPDLPIQYADYAEWQRKWLDNEVLDKQLSYWKEELKGDLPVLQLPTDRPRPSVQTYAGAMYQFILPTGVVEQIEAVSRQEGTTVFMTLLAAYQGFLSRYTGQDDILVGSPIANRHYKETEGLIGFFANTLVYRTQFDETSTFRDVLRTVRTKALKAYEHQDVPFEKIVEEVQPERSTSHSPLFQTMFTINNEEKDLLNIDDLNIRGLDFLQNSFAKFDLTVAMERRKEGLITAFEYNTDLFDKSTVERMANHFKYWLTEITRLPEEPLNNLSLLSKEEQDEIVIEWNQTDADYPKDKVIQDLFDAQVQENPDAIAVVYEDEEWSYKEVQEQANQLAHYLQKRGIGPESLVGLCVERSPKMIVGLLGILKAGGAYVPLDPAYPKKRLQYILEDAGIQILVTESHLTNWLSSDVERICLDENSQEIRNEPITTPVHGVTPENLAYVIYTSGSTGKPKGVMVEHRSLLNLIFWHQKKYHVTNKDRATQIAGTAFDASVWEIWPYLSVGASLYLPNNQIRTDVKALKEWFIKQQITISFLPTPLVKQLLTMKWKDKIKLKYILTGGEQLTHCPNKELPFYLCNHYGPTENTVVATASNSINKSIGKIPSIGKPIFNTQLYVLDKYGQPVPVGVIGELYIGGQSLARGYLNRPELTKERFLPHPFDKTSGDRVYRTGDLVRYLPNGDLEFIGRTDDQVKIRGFRIELGEVEATLNDLPSIQEAVVIVREDEPGDKRLVAYVVGEETPAEWRIALKEKLPAYMVPAHFVKMEVFPLTPNGKVDRKVLPHPGQVEKEGEYVAPQNEREELLASIWEQVLGVENIGIHDNFFESGGDSILSIQIIARANEIGLYLTPKQIFEHQTIAELARVVEETKKIYSNQGIVTGEVLLTPIQHWFFEQKHSNPHHWNQSMFLRTKKALDVGVLDKALKVLIKHHDALRLRYQRTSDLEWSQVNTGIENLVSSEVISVRIEEDKGKEERIYETIKQAQSTLNLQDGPIMKIIYFEDKAHQEGRLFWGIHHLVVDGVSWRILLEDLQNVYNQLVHGEEIELPAKTTSYKEWASHLVTYSENIPKGIQDYWIEQASKKTEGLPMDYQIDHSIEETTEQITVSLNKKDTKALLTDITSTYRAHINEILLTALVQATKQITGKPSLSIDLEGHGREEIIEGIDVSRTVGWFTSIYPVHLDIKGTETPIESLRTVKEQLRKVPNKGVDYGILRYLNQEVGDLLQLQKQPSISFNYLGQFNQEVNREALFKTGMELTNDNYDQDTKRGHLIDVVGIVKEGKLEFTWLYSRKQFEFDSIKSLADLMLSVLHSIIDSSYREIAYTTSDFPEADLSENSFAKVLSKLTKKRGIK, encoded by the coding sequence GTGTTACAAGAAGGCCAAACTCCTTCCGAAGAGTTGGTGGTGACGGTTTGGGAACAAATATTGGGAATAAGAGGTATTAAACGAGATGATTCCTTCTTCGATTTAGGGGGGCATTCATTATTAGCAACACAAGTTATATCTCGTTTGCAAGAAGTGTTCGGAATGTCCATCCCATTAAAGGAACTATTTGAGCATTCTACAGTGGAAGAACTAGCCAAACGTTTAGAGGATCTTCGTGGAAGAAGTATCTCTAGTGAGATTCCATCGTTAATTCGAGTAGAGAGAGGATCTGTTGTACCGTTATCCTATGCTCAACAGCGTTTATGGTTTTTTGATCGCTTAGTACCTAATAGTTCATTGTATAATATTCCGGCTGTCTGGCGTTTACAGGGAGAGTGGTCTCCACGTGCGTTAGAAAATAGTTTAAATACTTTAATCAGTCGTCACGAGATTTTACGTACCACTATCACAGAAAAAGATGGAGAAGCTTTTCAAAATATTGCTTCTTCTCATTTAAGAACGTTGTCGAGAACAGATTTGGTACATCTTTCGAAAGAAGAGAAAGAGCAGACGATGCAAGAATTGGTTCAAAGAGAAGCTGAGACACCGTTTGATTTAGAGACAAGTCCTCTATTGAGAGTCCAACTAATTAAAATGCAAGAAAACGAATGGGTTTTAGCCTGTATCATGCATCATATTATTTCAGACGGATGGTCCATGAATGTATTTTTAAGAGAGTGGATGATGTTATATGAAGGAGAAGTAAAAGGTCAACCTGAAAGGTTACCGGATCTTCCTATTCAATATGCAGATTATGCGGAATGGCAGCGGAAGTGGCTTGATAATGAAGTGTTAGATAAACAGTTAAGTTATTGGAAGGAAGAGTTAAAAGGAGACCTGCCGGTCCTCCAATTGCCAACAGATCGGCCACGTCCATCTGTTCAAACTTATGCAGGAGCAATGTATCAATTTATACTACCAACTGGAGTGGTAGAACAAATTGAGGCCGTAAGCCGCCAAGAGGGAACGACAGTGTTTATGACCTTACTCGCTGCATATCAAGGTTTCCTATCTCGTTATACTGGTCAGGATGATATATTAGTTGGAAGTCCTATTGCTAATCGACATTATAAAGAGACCGAAGGGCTAATTGGCTTCTTTGCCAATACGTTGGTGTATCGAACTCAATTTGATGAAACTTCTACATTCCGAGATGTTTTACGGACAGTGAGAACTAAAGCATTGAAAGCTTATGAACACCAAGATGTACCATTTGAAAAAATAGTAGAAGAAGTACAGCCGGAACGAAGTACTAGTCATTCACCACTTTTCCAAACTATGTTTACTATCAATAATGAGGAAAAGGATCTTCTAAATATAGATGATTTGAATATTAGAGGATTAGATTTTTTACAAAACTCTTTTGCCAAATTTGATTTAACTGTGGCAATGGAAAGAAGGAAGGAAGGTTTGATAACAGCTTTTGAGTACAATACAGATTTATTTGATAAGTCTACAGTTGAACGGATGGCTAATCACTTTAAATATTGGTTAACTGAAATTACACGTTTACCAGAGGAGCCATTAAACAACCTTTCGCTCCTTTCCAAAGAGGAACAAGATGAGATAGTTATAGAATGGAATCAAACAGATGCAGATTATCCGAAAGATAAGGTTATTCAAGATTTATTTGATGCTCAAGTTCAAGAAAATCCGGATGCCATCGCGGTAGTATATGAAGACGAAGAATGGAGCTATAAAGAGGTTCAGGAACAAGCCAATCAATTAGCTCATTATCTTCAAAAACGAGGAATAGGTCCAGAATCCCTAGTGGGATTATGTGTGGAACGTTCTCCGAAAATGATTGTTGGATTACTAGGGATTCTCAAAGCCGGAGGCGCTTATGTCCCATTAGATCCAGCGTATCCGAAGAAACGTCTTCAATACATTCTTGAAGATGCAGGCATTCAAATATTGGTAACAGAATCGCATCTTACAAATTGGCTATCATCGGATGTTGAGAGGATTTGTTTAGATGAAAATTCTCAAGAAATCAGAAATGAGCCTATCACTACACCTGTTCATGGAGTAACACCAGAAAACTTAGCGTATGTTATCTATACATCAGGTTCTACTGGAAAACCAAAAGGGGTAATGGTTGAACATCGTTCATTATTGAACTTAATCTTTTGGCATCAAAAAAAATATCATGTGACTAACAAAGATCGAGCAACTCAAATTGCTGGAACAGCATTTGATGCATCGGTATGGGAGATATGGCCGTATCTAAGTGTGGGAGCAAGTTTATATTTACCAAATAACCAAATTCGTACAGATGTGAAGGCTTTAAAAGAATGGTTTATTAAACAACAAATTACTATTAGTTTTTTACCGACTCCTTTAGTTAAACAACTATTAACTATGAAATGGAAAGATAAAATAAAATTAAAGTATATTTTAACAGGTGGAGAACAACTTACCCATTGTCCTAATAAAGAATTACCATTCTATCTATGTAACCATTATGGGCCTACTGAAAATACAGTTGTAGCAACGGCTAGTAATTCAATAAATAAATCCATCGGGAAAATCCCGTCAATTGGAAAACCTATTTTTAATACTCAGTTATATGTATTAGATAAATATGGTCAACCAGTTCCGGTTGGAGTAATAGGTGAACTTTATATTGGAGGTCAGAGCTTAGCACGTGGTTATCTAAATCGACCGGAGCTAACAAAAGAGAGATTCTTACCTCATCCGTTTGATAAAACATCTGGAGATCGAGTATATCGAACAGGGGACTTGGTTCGATATTTACCAAATGGAGATTTAGAATTCATTGGACGTACTGACGATCAAGTGAAAATTCGAGGTTTTCGGATTGAATTAGGAGAAGTAGAGGCAACTTTAAATGACCTCCCTTCTATTCAAGAAGCTGTAGTAATTGTTCGAGAAGATGAGCCGGGTGATAAACGTCTAGTAGCTTATGTAGTTGGTGAGGAGACTCCTGCGGAGTGGCGTATAGCATTAAAAGAAAAGCTTCCAGCTTATATGGTGCCAGCACACTTTGTGAAGATGGAAGTCTTCCCTTTAACACCAAATGGAAAAGTAGACCGTAAGGTATTACCACATCCTGGACAAGTAGAAAAGGAAGGGGAATATGTAGCACCTCAAAATGAACGTGAAGAGTTGTTGGCTTCCATTTGGGAACAAGTTCTAGGTGTTGAAAACATCGGTATCCATGATAATTTCTTTGAAAGTGGAGGAGACTCTATTCTTAGTATTCAAATTATTGCTAGGGCAAATGAAATAGGTTTATATTTAACACCAAAACAAATATTTGAACATCAGACTATTGCTGAACTAGCACGAGTAGTAGAGGAGACGAAAAAGATTTATAGTAACCAAGGAATAGTGACGGGAGAAGTCTTATTGACTCCTATTCAACATTGGTTTTTTGAACAAAAACATTCAAATCCTCACCATTGGAATCAGTCTATGTTCTTGCGAACTAAAAAGGCTCTAGATGTAGGAGTACTAGATAAGGCACTTAAGGTTTTGATAAAACACCATGATGCTTTACGTCTTCGTTATCAGCGTACATCAGATCTTGAATGGTCGCAGGTCAATACTGGAATAGAGAATTTGGTTTCTAGCGAGGTCATTTCAGTAAGAATTGAAGAAGATAAAGGAAAAGAAGAGAGAATCTATGAAACAATAAAACAAGCCCAATCTACTTTAAATCTTCAAGATGGGCCAATTATGAAAATAATATATTTTGAGGACAAAGCACATCAAGAAGGACGACTTTTCTGGGGAATTCATCATTTAGTGGTAGATGGAGTTTCTTGGCGTATTCTCTTAGAGGATCTTCAAAATGTTTATAATCAACTAGTCCATGGAGAAGAGATTGAATTGCCGGCTAAAACGACATCGTATAAAGAATGGGCTTCTCATCTAGTAACGTATAGTGAAAATATACCAAAAGGAATTCAGGATTATTGGATAGAACAGGCGTCTAAAAAGACCGAAGGTTTACCAATGGATTACCAAATTGATCATTCAATAGAGGAAACTACAGAACAAATTACAGTTTCGTTAAATAAAAAAGATACAAAAGCATTGTTAACAGATATAACATCAACTTATCGAGCGCATATAAATGAAATATTACTAACAGCTTTAGTACAAGCAACAAAACAAATTACTGGGAAGCCGTCTTTATCAATTGATTTAGAAGGACATGGACGAGAGGAAATTATAGAAGGAATTGATGTTTCTAGAACAGTAGGATGGTTTACCAGCATATATCCGGTTCACCTAGATATTAAAGGGACAGAGACACCAATAGAGTCTCTTCGAACTGTTAAAGAGCAGTTACGTAAGGTGCCAAATAAAGGGGTGGATTATGGTATTCTTCGATACCTTAATCAAGAAGTGGGAGACCTTCTTCAACTTCAAAAACAGCCTTCAATTAGTTTCAACTATCTAGGTCAATTTAATCAAGAGGTCAACAGAGAAGCCTTATTTAAGACAGGAATGGAATTAACCAATGACAATTATGATCAAGACACAAAACGCGGGCATCTAATTGATGTAGTAGGAATAGTAAAAGAGGGAAAATTAGAATTTACTTGGCTTTATAGTAGGAAACAATTTGAATTTGATAGTATAAAGTCTTTAGCTGATTTGATGCTTTCCGTTCTACATTCAATTATAGACTCTTCTTATAGAGAGATAGCATATACCACTTCAGACTTTCCTGAGGCTGATCTTTCAGAAAATAGTTTTGCTAAAGTATTATCAAAACTAACTAAGAAAAGAGGGATAAAATGA